A window of the Streptomyces formicae genome harbors these coding sequences:
- a CDS encoding LLM class flavin-dependent oxidoreductase yields MPVEFLGIAATHDGSETTARSGAAFDKEYTLRLARAHEDHGWDRVLFAYGSGSPDPAPAAAYIASRLDHLQILLAHRPNVSYPTFAAKTFATLDRISEGRLTVHFITGGNDHEQGREGDTLTKDERYARTREYIRIVKKIWTTHEPFDHEGEHYRFHDFVSDVFPVQQPRPNVSFGGSSQAAYAAGGAEADIYCLWGEPLERTAEQIEAVKAAAKAAGRTDVPRIQVAFRPIIAPTEELAWEKAHRTVGAIRQRREDGLVRHHRSGAPENAGSQRLIAIAEAGERYDRALWTPTAAATGGAGNSNALVGTPETVARALLDYYDLGVDVLSARGYDLLGDAIDFGRYVIPVVREEVAKRDAERASAGSDRHGTQTLTAVHG; encoded by the coding sequence ATGCCCGTGGAATTCCTCGGCATCGCCGCCACCCACGACGGCTCCGAAACCACCGCGCGCTCCGGCGCCGCCTTCGACAAGGAGTACACACTCCGGCTCGCCCGGGCGCACGAGGACCACGGCTGGGACCGCGTGCTGTTCGCCTACGGCTCCGGATCCCCCGACCCCGCGCCGGCCGCCGCCTACATCGCGAGCAGGCTCGACCACCTGCAGATCCTTCTCGCCCACCGGCCCAACGTCTCGTACCCCACCTTCGCCGCCAAGACCTTCGCCACGCTCGACCGGATCAGCGAGGGCCGGCTGACCGTCCACTTCATCACCGGCGGCAACGACCATGAGCAGGGCCGCGAGGGCGACACGCTCACCAAGGACGAGCGCTACGCCCGCACCCGCGAGTACATCCGCATCGTCAAGAAGATCTGGACCACTCACGAGCCCTTCGACCACGAGGGCGAGCACTACCGCTTCCACGACTTCGTCAGCGACGTCTTCCCCGTCCAGCAGCCGCGCCCGAACGTCTCCTTCGGCGGCTCCTCGCAGGCGGCGTACGCGGCCGGGGGAGCGGAGGCCGACATCTACTGCCTGTGGGGCGAGCCGCTGGAGAGGACCGCCGAGCAGATCGAGGCCGTGAAGGCCGCCGCGAAGGCCGCGGGCCGCACCGACGTGCCGCGCATCCAGGTCGCGTTCCGCCCGATCATCGCCCCGACCGAGGAGCTGGCCTGGGAGAAGGCCCACCGCACGGTCGGCGCCATCAGGCAGCGGCGCGAGGACGGACTCGTACGCCACCACCGCAGCGGTGCCCCGGAGAACGCCGGCTCGCAGCGGCTGATCGCCATCGCCGAGGCGGGGGAGCGCTACGACCGGGCGCTGTGGACCCCGACCGCCGCCGCGACCGGTGGCGCGGGCAACTCCAACGCCCTGGTCGGCACCCCGGAGACCGTCGCCCGGGCACTGCTCGACTACTACGACCTCGGTGTGGACGTCCTCTCCGCCCGCGGCTACGACCTGCTGGGCGACGCCATCGACTTCGGCAGGTACGTGATCCCGGTCGTCCGCGAGGAGGTCGCCAAGCGCGACGCCGAGCGGGCTTCGGCCGGGAGCGACCGGCACGGCACGCAGACCCTCACGGCGGTGCACGGATGA
- a CDS encoding GNAT family N-acetyltransferase: MTSATELTVVHVTVSDPRVGPLLRELGEEYTTRYGHDAHSELARYPDEEFTAPHGGLLLLLLERGEPVAGGAFRRYDEETAELKRIWTHSAHRRRGLARRVVDELEREAAARGYRRIYLTTGPRQPEARGLYLAGGYTPLFDTEGDPETIGPLPFEKHLTAEAHLTAEVRLTAEAHLTVEARPGTAQTRTGKAADL; this comes from the coding sequence ATGACGTCCGCCACCGAACTGACCGTCGTTCATGTCACCGTGTCCGACCCGCGCGTCGGACCCCTGCTGCGCGAGCTCGGCGAGGAGTACACGACCCGCTACGGCCACGACGCCCACAGCGAGCTCGCCCGCTACCCCGACGAGGAGTTCACCGCGCCCCACGGCGGCCTCCTGCTTCTGCTGCTCGAACGCGGTGAGCCCGTCGCCGGCGGCGCCTTCCGCCGGTACGACGAGGAGACGGCCGAGCTCAAGCGGATCTGGACGCATTCCGCCCACCGCCGGCGGGGCCTGGCCCGGCGCGTCGTCGACGAGCTGGAGCGCGAGGCGGCCGCCCGCGGCTACCGGCGGATCTACCTGACCACCGGGCCACGCCAGCCCGAGGCCCGCGGCCTCTATCTGGCCGGCGGCTACACACCGCTGTTCGACACGGAGGGCGACCCGGAGACCATCGGCCCGCTGCCCTTCGAGAAGCACCTCACCGCCGAGGCGCACCTCACCGCCGAAGTACGTCTCACCGCCGAGGCGCACCTCACCGTCGAGGCACGTCCGGGAACCGCTCAGACACGCACCGGAAAGGCAGCTGACCTGTGA
- a CDS encoding ABC transporter substrate-binding protein: MKLPGTGTRLRTAAALALLPLLALTALTACGSGGTDRTTEAGAQASPAPTDDPVAAVRTVESVVALLPAGVRKTGTLRIGSSTGSPPGAYYPNGQDKPPAGQDIDIADAVAKVLGIRLERQDASFETILPALGSGKYDVGTGNFGVTAERLKTVDFVTYINDGQGFAVKKGSTVLKTRVGDLTELCGLTIGTGAGTTFEATLTARKGVCAEAGKEPYDVKVYSENGATLTALQQGRIDVVMSTINGLRHQAAQPAAQTTFLGEYHRLDVGFAFKKGSPLTAAFQAAVNELIKDGTYARILKKWGTTASAIEASRINPPEHR; this comes from the coding sequence GTGAAGCTCCCCGGGACCGGCACCCGCCTGCGCACCGCCGCCGCCCTCGCTCTGCTGCCCCTCCTGGCGCTGACCGCGCTGACCGCCTGCGGCTCCGGCGGCACCGACCGCACGACAGAGGCGGGCGCCCAGGCATCCCCCGCACCGACGGACGACCCGGTCGCCGCCGTACGCACCGTGGAGTCCGTCGTCGCCCTGCTGCCCGCAGGCGTACGGAAGACGGGCACGCTGCGGATCGGCAGCTCGACCGGCTCCCCGCCCGGGGCGTACTACCCGAACGGGCAGGACAAGCCGCCCGCGGGCCAGGACATCGACATCGCCGACGCGGTGGCGAAGGTGCTCGGCATCAGGCTGGAGCGGCAGGACGCATCCTTCGAGACGATCCTGCCCGCCCTCGGCAGCGGCAAGTACGACGTCGGCACGGGCAACTTCGGTGTCACCGCCGAACGCCTCAAGACCGTCGACTTCGTCACCTACATCAACGACGGCCAGGGCTTCGCGGTGAAGAAGGGCAGCACCGTGCTGAAGACCCGGGTCGGCGACCTCACCGAGCTGTGCGGGCTCACCATCGGCACCGGTGCGGGCACGACGTTCGAGGCGACCCTCACCGCGCGGAAGGGGGTGTGCGCCGAGGCCGGCAAGGAGCCGTACGACGTGAAGGTCTACTCCGAGAACGGGGCCACGCTCACCGCGCTCCAGCAGGGCCGCATCGACGTCGTCATGTCGACCATCAACGGCCTGCGCCACCAGGCCGCTCAGCCCGCCGCGCAGACCACCTTCCTCGGCGAGTACCACCGCCTGGACGTCGGCTTCGCGTTCAAGAAGGGCTCCCCGCTCACCGCCGCGTTCCAGGCCGCGGTCAACGAGCTGATCAAGGACGGAACGTACGCCCGGATCCTCAAGAAATGGGGAACCACCGCCTCCGCGATCGAGGCGTCGCGGATCAACCCGCCCGAACACCGCTGA
- a CDS encoding amino acid ABC transporter permease has protein sequence MGLTTDPAPPAAAVPGTGPEVPPAAPDDPASLAVVPARHYGRWAAAAAVTVLVAQFVHGLITNPVWEWTVFGDYVLSETIVQAVGVTLQLTAYATVLGFLLGTVLAFMRLSRSPVLRTVAWTYVWIFRSIPMIVQLVFWFNLGALYRELGVGIPFGPVFWSVDSNSLIGTIGAALIGLSLHQAAYAAEIVRGGVISVDNGQLEAAAALGIPRLRQIRRIVLPQAMRAILPTAGNEIIGLLKGTSVVYVMAIGELFYQVQVVYGRNGRVIPLLMVATAWYVFLTSVLSVAQYYVERRYARGADRTPPPTPLQRVRHFVRDLRTANENRPRTAKENP, from the coding sequence ATGGGACTCACCACCGACCCCGCGCCGCCCGCCGCGGCCGTCCCGGGCACCGGCCCCGAAGTCCCGCCCGCCGCACCTGACGACCCGGCCTCGCTCGCGGTCGTACCCGCCCGCCACTACGGCCGATGGGCCGCGGCCGCCGCCGTGACCGTGCTGGTCGCCCAGTTCGTGCACGGACTGATCACCAATCCGGTCTGGGAGTGGACCGTCTTCGGCGACTACGTCCTGTCCGAGACGATCGTGCAGGCGGTGGGGGTGACCCTCCAGCTCACCGCCTACGCCACCGTGCTGGGCTTCCTCCTCGGCACCGTGCTGGCCTTCATGCGGCTGTCGCGCAGCCCCGTGCTCCGGACCGTCGCCTGGACCTATGTCTGGATCTTCCGGTCCATCCCGATGATCGTCCAGCTGGTGTTCTGGTTCAACCTGGGCGCCCTCTACCGGGAGCTCGGCGTCGGCATCCCGTTCGGCCCGGTCTTCTGGTCCGTGGACAGCAACAGCCTGATCGGCACGATCGGGGCCGCGCTGATCGGACTCTCGCTCCACCAGGCCGCGTACGCCGCCGAGATCGTGCGCGGCGGCGTCATCTCGGTCGACAACGGACAGCTGGAGGCCGCAGCGGCGCTCGGCATCCCCCGGCTGCGGCAGATCCGGCGGATCGTCCTGCCGCAGGCGATGCGCGCGATCCTGCCCACGGCCGGCAACGAGATCATCGGCCTGCTCAAGGGCACGTCGGTGGTCTACGTGATGGCCATCGGCGAGCTCTTCTACCAGGTGCAGGTGGTCTACGGCCGCAACGGCCGGGTGATCCCGCTGCTGATGGTCGCCACCGCCTGGTACGTGTTCCTGACCTCCGTGCTCTCGGTCGCCCAGTACTACGTGGAGCGCCGTTACGCCCGCGGCGCCGACCGCACCCCGCCGCCCACACCGTTGCAGCGCGTCCGGCACTTCGTACGGGATCTGCGCACCGCGAACGAGAACCGTCCGCGCACCGCGAAGGAGAACCCATGA
- a CDS encoding amino acid ABC transporter ATP-binding protein, translating to MSDVISEVTSDVVADVMVDVRGVHKSFGPLEVLRGVDLTVRAGEVTVVLGPSGSGKSTLLRTINHLEKVNRGWISIDGELIGYRRSGGKLYELKEKDVLKQRTHIGFVFQNFNLFPHLTVLDNLVEAPVSALRRPRREAEETARRLLERVGLSDKAGAYPRQLSGGQQQRVAIARALALEPKVLLFDEPTSALDPELVGEVLDVIKDLARTGTTMIVVTHEIGFAREVADTVVFMDDGLVVEQGPPAAVLDEPRHERTRAFLSKVL from the coding sequence ATGAGCGACGTCATCAGCGAGGTCACCAGCGACGTCGTGGCCGATGTCATGGTCGACGTCCGCGGCGTCCACAAGAGCTTCGGGCCGCTGGAGGTGCTGCGCGGCGTCGACCTGACGGTCCGTGCCGGCGAGGTCACCGTGGTCCTCGGCCCCTCCGGCTCGGGCAAGTCCACGCTGCTGCGCACCATCAACCACCTGGAGAAGGTCAACCGCGGCTGGATCAGCATCGACGGTGAGCTCATCGGCTACCGCCGCTCCGGCGGCAAGCTGTACGAGCTGAAGGAGAAGGACGTTCTGAAGCAGCGCACCCACATCGGGTTCGTCTTCCAGAACTTCAACCTCTTCCCGCACCTCACCGTCCTGGACAACCTCGTCGAGGCCCCGGTCTCCGCGCTGCGCCGCCCGCGCAGGGAGGCGGAGGAGACCGCCCGCCGGCTCCTGGAGCGCGTCGGACTCTCCGACAAGGCCGGCGCCTATCCGCGGCAGCTGTCCGGCGGGCAGCAGCAGCGCGTGGCGATCGCCCGCGCGCTCGCCCTCGAACCCAAGGTGCTGCTCTTCGACGAGCCCACCTCGGCGCTCGACCCGGAGCTGGTCGGAGAGGTCCTCGACGTCATCAAGGACCTGGCCCGCACCGGAACCACCATGATCGTCGTGACTCATGAGATCGGCTTCGCCCGCGAGGTCGCCGACACCGTGGTGTTCATGGACGACGGACTCGTCGTGGAGCAGGGGCCGCCCGCGGCCGTCCTGGACGAGCCGCGGCACGAGCGCACCCGCGCGTTCCTCTCCAAGGTCCTCTGA
- a CDS encoding ABC transporter substrate-binding protein yields the protein MPTRRTATAVIGLAAALVLGACANPTDGGTTDVAARGNGSGRTTTKIDNSPDQKRVTTDKVASIAAQVPAEIRGRGALKIVGSADSSPPLGFYATDDKTRIGVEIDIAHLVADVLGLKPEYTPVSWENIFVGLDSAKYDVGFSNITVTEERKEKYDFATYRKDDLAFEAKKGSGLNVAGYKDVAGRTVAVDTGTNQEEILVEWSEQAEKAGLEPVDIKYYKAPADTYLALESGRIDLFLGPNPTAAYHVASGGKTEIAGTYSGAGATLQGLIAATTKKDSGLVEPLAAALNEVIGNGTYAKVLERWGLSNETVEKSEINPPGLPKTGK from the coding sequence GTGCCCACCCGCCGCACCGCCACCGCCGTGATCGGACTCGCCGCCGCCCTCGTCCTCGGAGCCTGCGCCAACCCCACCGACGGCGGCACGACCGACGTCGCGGCCCGGGGCAACGGCTCGGGCAGGACCACCACGAAGATCGACAACAGCCCCGACCAGAAGCGCGTCACGACGGACAAGGTCGCCTCCATAGCCGCCCAGGTGCCCGCGGAGATCCGCGGGAGAGGCGCCCTGAAGATCGTCGGCTCCGCCGACAGCTCGCCACCGCTGGGCTTCTACGCCACCGACGACAAGACCCGCATCGGCGTGGAGATCGACATCGCCCATCTCGTCGCCGACGTCCTCGGACTCAAGCCCGAGTACACCCCGGTCTCCTGGGAGAACATCTTCGTCGGCCTCGACAGCGCCAAGTACGACGTCGGCTTCAGCAACATCACCGTCACCGAGGAGCGCAAGGAGAAGTACGACTTCGCCACCTACCGCAAGGACGACCTCGCCTTCGAGGCGAAGAAGGGCAGCGGCCTCAACGTCGCCGGCTACAAGGACGTCGCGGGCAGGACCGTCGCCGTGGACACCGGGACCAACCAGGAGGAGATCCTGGTCGAGTGGAGCGAGCAGGCCGAGAAGGCGGGCCTCGAACCCGTGGACATCAAGTACTACAAGGCTCCCGCCGACACCTACCTCGCCCTGGAATCCGGCCGTATCGACCTCTTCCTCGGCCCCAACCCGACCGCCGCCTACCACGTCGCATCGGGCGGGAAGACCGAGATCGCCGGCACCTACTCCGGCGCGGGCGCCACCCTCCAGGGCCTCATCGCCGCCACCACCAAGAAGGACAGCGGCCTGGTCGAACCGCTCGCCGCCGCGCTCAACGAGGTCATCGGCAACGGCACCTACGCCAAGGTGCTGGAGCGCTGGGGCCTGTCGAACGAGACCGTCGAGAAGTCGGAGATCAACCCGCCAGGCCTGCCCAAGACCGGCAAGTAG
- a CDS encoding LLM class flavin-dependent oxidoreductase, with protein sequence MRFQVLTIVGHAPHPLTGELGSAADRLAEVVETGVQAERLGFDAYAVGERHAGPFLSSSPTVLLGALAARTSRIRLLTGVTVVAVLDPVRVAEDYATLDQLSRGRIELVIGKGAEAGHFGLFGLDEGLQWDYQAEKYELLRRLWREENVTWEGTFRPPLKDATTVPRPYGGRPPRVWHGSATSINSTELAARHGDPLFSANAVQPRAAYVRLIDHYRERFAAYGHEPRTAHVGAGSGGLFIADTTQEAVARFKDYYEARVRQSHKPHLEGRPGYNTPFRTVEEAVADGPHLIGSPQQIIDKILGFHEAYGHDLQSVTVDSSGLSLPEQTDQLRRFAAEIAPVVRREAPTALWQEPATDDRSLLTGATP encoded by the coding sequence GTGAGATTCCAGGTCCTGACCATCGTCGGACACGCCCCGCACCCGCTCACCGGCGAGCTGGGCTCCGCCGCCGACCGGCTCGCCGAGGTCGTCGAGACCGGCGTCCAGGCCGAACGGCTCGGCTTCGACGCGTACGCCGTCGGCGAGCGGCACGCCGGACCCTTCCTGTCCTCCAGCCCCACGGTCCTGCTCGGCGCCCTGGCCGCCCGGACGAGCCGCATCCGGCTGCTCACCGGCGTCACCGTGGTCGCCGTCCTGGACCCCGTGCGGGTCGCCGAGGACTACGCGACCCTGGACCAGCTCTCGCGCGGCCGGATCGAGCTGGTCATCGGCAAGGGTGCGGAGGCGGGCCACTTCGGCCTCTTCGGCCTGGACGAGGGCCTGCAATGGGACTATCAGGCGGAGAAGTACGAGCTGCTGCGCAGGCTCTGGCGCGAGGAGAACGTCACCTGGGAGGGCACGTTCCGCCCGCCGCTGAAGGACGCGACCACCGTGCCCCGCCCCTACGGCGGCCGCCCGCCGCGTGTCTGGCACGGCTCGGCCACCAGCATCAACTCGACGGAGCTGGCCGCCAGGCACGGCGACCCGCTGTTCAGCGCCAACGCCGTCCAGCCCCGCGCGGCGTACGTCCGGCTGATCGACCACTACCGCGAGCGCTTCGCGGCGTACGGCCACGAGCCGCGCACCGCCCACGTGGGCGCGGGCTCCGGAGGGCTGTTCATCGCCGACACCACCCAGGAGGCGGTGGCGCGCTTCAAGGACTACTACGAGGCCCGGGTCAGGCAGAGCCACAAACCCCACCTGGAGGGCAGGCCCGGCTACAACACCCCCTTCCGCACCGTCGAGGAGGCCGTCGCGGACGGCCCGCACCTCATCGGCAGCCCGCAGCAGATCATCGACAAGATCCTCGGATTCCACGAGGCATACGGCCACGACCTGCAGTCCGTCACCGTCGACAGTTCGGGTCTCTCCCTGCCGGAGCAGACCGACCAACTGCGCCGATTCGCCGCGGAGATCGCGCCGGTGGTGCGGCGGGAGGCTCCCACGGCCCTGTGGCAGGAACCCGCCACGGACGACCGGTCCCTCCTCACCGGCGCCACCCCCTGA
- the ssuE gene encoding NADPH-dependent FMN reductase, with protein sequence MATILSVSGSPSATSRTERLLRHLDHRLTAQGHKVTALDVRTLPADALLGADFRDPAIVEATALFERAEGVVIGTPVYKAAYSGLLKSLLDLLPQHALDGKIVLPLATGGTTAHVLAIDYALRPVLSSMGAVHILPGWFTLDKDITVDDDGTLSVAPDAAEGLVQVTDRFSAALGGRTTLLAAAG encoded by the coding sequence ATGGCCACCATCCTGTCCGTCTCCGGAAGCCCCTCCGCCACCTCCCGCACCGAGCGGCTGCTGCGCCACCTCGACCACCGGCTCACCGCGCAGGGCCACAAGGTGACCGCGCTGGACGTCCGTACCCTGCCCGCCGACGCGCTGCTCGGGGCCGACTTCCGGGACCCGGCGATCGTCGAGGCCACCGCCCTGTTCGAGCGGGCGGAGGGCGTCGTGATCGGCACCCCCGTCTACAAGGCCGCCTACTCCGGGCTGCTGAAGTCGCTGCTCGACCTGCTCCCGCAGCACGCACTGGACGGCAAGATCGTCCTCCCGCTCGCCACCGGCGGCACCACCGCGCACGTCCTGGCCATCGACTACGCCCTGCGTCCGGTGCTCAGCTCCATGGGTGCCGTGCACATACTCCCCGGCTGGTTCACCCTCGACAAGGACATCACGGTCGACGACGACGGCACGCTGAGCGTCGCACCCGACGCGGCCGAGGGCCTCGTCCAGGTGACCGACCGGTTCTCCGCCGCACTGGGCGGCCGTACGACGCTGCTGGCGGCCGCCGGATGA
- a CDS encoding TauD/TfdA dioxygenase family protein: MTSTTPVAEKTALTVEKVGGRIGAVISGVRLDGDLDKATVAAVRDAILAHKVVFFRDQHHLDAASHEAFGRLLGEPVAHPTVPSVDGRYALGIDNEHGGRANQWHTDVTFVPAYPAFSILRAEVVPPYGGNTLWSNTAAAYAGLPEPLRVLADSLRGVHTNDYDYAAVRPDAPTTALEQHRKVFTSTTFKTEHPVVRVHPETGERTLILGNFLQKLSGLNGRDSRALIDLFQSHVERPENTVRWQWRAGDVAIWDNRATQHYGVDDSDDHERTLRRVTVDGDVPVGVDGRRSVLLAPESVPEPGYGIASGASTDGVLAEA; this comes from the coding sequence ATGACGTCCACCACGCCCGTCGCCGAGAAGACCGCACTGACCGTCGAGAAGGTCGGCGGCCGCATCGGCGCCGTGATCTCGGGAGTCCGCCTCGACGGTGACCTGGACAAGGCCACCGTCGCCGCCGTCCGCGACGCGATCCTCGCCCACAAGGTCGTCTTCTTCCGCGATCAGCACCACCTCGACGCCGCGAGCCACGAGGCGTTCGGCCGGCTGCTCGGCGAGCCCGTCGCCCACCCCACCGTGCCGTCGGTCGACGGCCGTTACGCCCTCGGCATCGACAACGAGCACGGCGGCCGCGCCAACCAGTGGCACACCGACGTCACCTTCGTGCCCGCGTACCCGGCCTTCTCCATCCTGCGCGCCGAGGTCGTCCCGCCCTACGGCGGCAACACCCTGTGGTCCAACACCGCCGCCGCCTACGCCGGGCTCCCCGAGCCGCTGCGCGTCCTGGCCGACAGCCTGCGCGGCGTCCACACCAACGACTACGATTACGCGGCCGTACGCCCCGATGCCCCGACCACGGCGCTGGAGCAGCACCGCAAGGTGTTCACCTCCACCACGTTCAAGACCGAGCACCCGGTCGTACGCGTGCACCCCGAGACCGGCGAACGCACCCTGATCCTCGGCAACTTCCTCCAGAAACTCAGCGGTCTCAACGGCCGCGACTCCCGGGCACTCATCGACCTGTTCCAGTCGCACGTCGAGCGGCCCGAGAACACGGTGCGCTGGCAGTGGCGCGCGGGCGACGTCGCCATCTGGGACAACCGCGCCACCCAGCACTACGGCGTGGACGACTCCGACGACCACGAGCGCACCCTGCGCCGCGTCACCGTCGACGGCGACGTGCCCGTCGGCGTGGACGGCCGCCGCTCGGTGCTGCTCGCGCCCGAGTCGGTGCCGGAGCCCGGGTACGGGATCGCCTCCGGCGCGTCCACCGACGGAGTGCTCGCGGAGGCGTGA